Proteins from a genomic interval of Heteronotia binoei isolate CCM8104 ecotype False Entrance Well chromosome 7, APGP_CSIRO_Hbin_v1, whole genome shotgun sequence:
- the LY96 gene encoding lymphocyte antigen 96 codes for MDICCIVFLTLLASGFIAAQEKQLLCRSPDLVLSYSSCGSSIETLVFGVEPCYLNGFSKWKGTIFWIPKRDVTFLRTTTVLWYERKKVLEWRQVLCIGEDDAYTFCGALKGETVNTTTRIAGDKANYPMGEYTAVLKGFYGHSEADLFFCMNFTLILKKEPSYNFG; via the exons ATGGACATATGCTGTATTGTTTTTCTAACTCTTTTGGCTTCTGGATTTATTGCGGCACaagaaaaacaactactttgCAGGTCACCTGATTTAGTACTCTCATATTCTTCCTGTG GTTCCAGCATTGAAACGCTtgtctttggagtggagccatGTTATCTTAATGGATTTTCAAAATGGAAGGGCACTATATTCTGGATTCCAA AGAGAGATGTAACCTTTCTCAGAACAACAACAGTCCTGTGGTATGAACGTAAGAAAGTATTAGAATGGAGACAAGTTCTTTGCATTGGTGAAGATGATGCCTATACATTTTGTGGAGCTCTGAAGGGAG AGACTGTCAACACAACTACGAGAATCGCTGGTGATAAAGCAAACTATCCAATG GGAGAATATACCGCAGTCTTGAAAGGATTCTATGGCCATTCTGAAGCAGATTTATTTTTCTGTATGAATTTTACATTAATTCTTAAAAAGGAGCCTTCCTACAATTTTGGATAA
- the TMEM70 gene encoding transmembrane protein 70, mitochondrial isoform X2 has protein sequence MLFLAAVGCRVPGPGPWLRGAWRCRALLLLEKCSAAGELRNAPAASCSRPGPRTVWCGAARSFSSMAGSKQVLFSRMEPLCCFSTSPLHDNSEYGRLVYCGNLAKVILGVKFFSYSTSMLSLSIMPLIIFKTGVGFNSLPLQIAFYSIVGLFTFITPVTLHLITKGYVIRLYHKAETDTYTAITYSAILAEKKTVFHQKDVKIPDISKLFTTFYARTKSMLVNPGLFQYPQDYNHLMGYDKPFSFDLGESDESAEGKQNSKMSDA, from the exons ATGCTGTTCCTGGCCGCGGTAGGGTGCCGTGTGCCGGGCCCAGGGCCATGGCTGCGCGGAGCCTGGCGGTGCCGAGCTCTCCTGCTTCTGGAGAAATGTTCCGCAGCTGGGGAGCTGAGAAACGCCCCCGCGGCCTCTTGCAGCAGGCCAGGGCCGCGAACCGTCTGGTGCGGAGCAGCTCGATCCTTCTCCAGCATGGCGGGAAGCAAGCAG GTTCTGTTTTCTCGTATGGAGCCTCTATGTTGTTTCAGCACATCACCCCTCCATGACAATTCTGAATATGGAAGATTGGTTTACTGTGGAAATTTGGCCAAGGTAATATTAG GTGTGAAATTTTTCTCCTATTCTACCAGCATGCTTAGCCTTAGCATAATGCCTCTCATCATCTTCAAAACAGGTGTGGGTTTTAACAGCCTGCCCTTGCAAATTGCCTTTTATAGTATTGTAGGATTATTTACATTTATAACACCAGTCACCCTGCATTTAATTACAAAGGGCTATGTGATTCGGTTGTATCATAAGGCTGAAACGGACACCTACACAGCCATTACATACAGTGCCATTTTGGCAGAAAAGAAAACAGTATTCCATCAGAAGGATGTGAAAATCCCAGACATCAGCAAGTTGTTCACAACATTTTATGCTAGAACAAAGTCAATGCTTGTGAACCCAGGGCTCTTCCAGTATCCTCAGGACTATAACCATCTTATGGGATATGACAAACCCTTCTCTTTTGACTTGGGAGAATCAGACGAATCAGCGGAAGGCAAACAGAACTCtaaaatgtcagatgcttga
- the TMEM70 gene encoding transmembrane protein 70, mitochondrial isoform X1: MLFLAAVGCRVPGPGPWLRGAWRCRALLLLEKCSAAGELRNAPAASCSRPGPRTVWCGAARSFSSMAGSKQPLCCFSTSPLHDNSEYGRLVYCGNLAKVILGVKFFSYSTSMLSLSIMPLIIFKTGVGFNSLPLQIAFYSIVGLFTFITPVTLHLITKGYVIRLYHKAETDTYTAITYSAILAEKKTVFHQKDVKIPDISKLFTTFYARTKSMLVNPGLFQYPQDYNHLMGYDKPFSFDLGESDESAEGKQNSKMSDA; the protein is encoded by the exons ATGCTGTTCCTGGCCGCGGTAGGGTGCCGTGTGCCGGGCCCAGGGCCATGGCTGCGCGGAGCCTGGCGGTGCCGAGCTCTCCTGCTTCTGGAGAAATGTTCCGCAGCTGGGGAGCTGAGAAACGCCCCCGCGGCCTCTTGCAGCAGGCCAGGGCCGCGAACCGTCTGGTGCGGAGCAGCTCGATCCTTCTCCAGCATGGCGGGAAGCAAGCAG CCTCTATGTTGTTTCAGCACATCACCCCTCCATGACAATTCTGAATATGGAAGATTGGTTTACTGTGGAAATTTGGCCAAGGTAATATTAG GTGTGAAATTTTTCTCCTATTCTACCAGCATGCTTAGCCTTAGCATAATGCCTCTCATCATCTTCAAAACAGGTGTGGGTTTTAACAGCCTGCCCTTGCAAATTGCCTTTTATAGTATTGTAGGATTATTTACATTTATAACACCAGTCACCCTGCATTTAATTACAAAGGGCTATGTGATTCGGTTGTATCATAAGGCTGAAACGGACACCTACACAGCCATTACATACAGTGCCATTTTGGCAGAAAAGAAAACAGTATTCCATCAGAAGGATGTGAAAATCCCAGACATCAGCAAGTTGTTCACAACATTTTATGCTAGAACAAAGTCAATGCTTGTGAACCCAGGGCTCTTCCAGTATCCTCAGGACTATAACCATCTTATGGGATATGACAAACCCTTCTCTTTTGACTTGGGAGAATCAGACGAATCAGCGGAAGGCAAACAGAACTCtaaaatgtcagatgcttga
- the HAUS3 gene encoding HAUS augmin-like complex subunit 3: MNCGTQFVETLKRIGYSEAASLNGEDFDWLFESLEEKAFFEWFCTNLNEQHALSEEELLSFNTLLNSTKPVLEEEALDEVLKTCKPLDLNTSNFEEEHLKTLEDELQALQKIKNLKIHRCNKLQAMTSINSLLSPKLKETAEETAKSLKDGQAVFTVMNTKINNELKSLTERVQKLTSFFTVQCRQKGLDPQPVLLAQLALDEYLCQEEESTAALTLYTKKQFFKGISELVESSNEENFQLVDIRSSFTDTENSDICEEQLELTRLQTAYVCAQHQLIQQKARDRSMRSALQWAEDHICSLKKEILGKEDFEARISNLNNEISKIKKQLTQINNETLPSLVKEDAELLNMPVVKGDFNLQIARQDYYTSRQDQICNQLLKQKASFEVLQLAYEIELRKLRDNSHLLDKMIQDLKQNSNILEQTLETMSEPSISQYKIPRSTIDSRDNATHRLYQLLEGKNAKQLFRTNEGLEQVAEKLHLDTKSVLDQLAALSQEQTLFLSKMDADLVSLHESTYFRGDRVSLSNQELTEQFHQLEFQLNKLNQYVMDFLADIKAKKKVLENNKLQQTERKLYVYFFQDKEHLKNVVEKMEQQVKTQAICFEH; encoded by the exons ATGAATTGTGGAACTCAGTTTGTTGAAACTCTCAAGAGGATAGGCTATTCAGAGGCAGCTTCCCTTAATGGAGAAGACTTTGACTGGTTGTTTGAGTCATTGGAAGAGAAAGCATTTTTTGAATGGTTTTGTACAAATCTGAATGAGCAGCATGCATTATCTGAAGAAGAGTTGCTGTCATTTAACACCCTCCTTAACTCTACAAAGCCTGTGCTAGAAGAAGAGGCTCTGGATGAAGTTCTTAAGACCTGTAAGCCTCTTGATTTGAACACTAGTAATTTTGAAGAAgaacaccttaaaacattagaagaTGAACTTCAAGCACTCCAAAAGATTAAAAATCTAAAGATCCATCGCTGTAACAAACTTCAAGCAATGACTTCAATCAATAGCCTTCTGTCACCGAAGCTTAAAGAGACAGCAGAGGAAACTGCTAAAAGCCTGAAAGATGGACAGGCAGTGTTCACTGTCATGAATACAAAAATAAACAATGAGCTGAAGTCTCTTACTGAACGAGTTCAGAAGCTGACTTCTTTCTTCACTGTTCAATGCAGGCAGAAAGGGTTGGACCCTCAACCTGTGCTGTTAGCCCAGCTTGCCTTGGATGAATACTtgtgccaagaagaagaaagcACTGCAGCACTTACTCTGTATACAAAAAAACAATTTTTCAAAGGAATATCTGAGTTAGTTGAAAGTTCAAATGAAGAGAACTTTCAGCTTGTTGATATAAGAAGTTCATTCACAGACACTGAGAACAGTGATATTTGTGAAGAGCAGCTTGAGCTTACCAGGCTGCAAACGGCTTATGTTTGTGCTCAGCATCAACTAATTCAGCAGAAAGCTAGAGACCGAAGCATGAGATCAGCTCTTCAGTGGGCAGAGGATCATATTTGCTCTTTAAAGAAGGAG ATTCTTGGAAAAGAAGATTTTGAAGCTAGAATTTCTAATTTGAACAATGAAATctcaaaaataaaaaagcagttGACTCAGATAAACAACGAAACCCTGCCTTCACTAGTAAAGGAAGATGCAGAATTACTGAATATGCCTGTGGTGAAGGGAGACTTTAATCTACAGATTGCTCGGCAGGATTACTACACATCAAGACAAGACCAGATTTGTAATCAGTTGCTCAAACAGAAGGCGTCATTTGAAGTTCTTCAATTGGCTTATGAAATTGAGTTGAGAAAACTAAGGGATAACAGCCATCTGCTGGACAAAATGATACAAGATTTGAAGCAGAACAGTAACATTTTGGAGCAGACACTAGAAACAATGTCTGAGCCATCTATATCCCAGTATAAAATACCAAGAAGCACCATTGATTCAAGAGATAATGCTACACACAG GTTGTATCAGCTTCTGGAAGGAAAGAATGCAAAACAATTGTTCAGAACTAATGAAGGCCTTGAGCAGGTGGCTGAAAAACTGCATCTAGACACAAAGTCAGTTCTTGATCAATTAGCAGCCTTGAGTCAAGAACAAACACTTTTTCTATCAAAGATGGATGCTGATTTAGTTAGCCTTCATGAGTCTACATACTTCAGAGGAGATAGGGTCTCTCTTAGTAACCAG GAATTGACTGAGCAGTTTCATCAGCTGGAATTTCAGTTAAATAAATTAAATCAGTATGTTATGGATTTTCTTGCTGACATAAAGGCTAAGAAGAAGGTTTTGGAGAATAATAAATTACAACAGACTGAAAGAAAATTATATGTTTACTTTTTTCAAGATAAAGAACATTTGAAGAATGTTGTAGAGAAAATGGAACAACAGGTGAAGACTCAAGCCATTTGTTTTGAacattaa